Proteins from one Ramlibacter sp. PS4R-6 genomic window:
- the mnmG gene encoding tRNA uridine-5-carboxymethylaminomethyl(34) synthesis enzyme MnmG — protein sequence MLHPQQFDVIVVGGGHAGTEAALAAARMGARTLLLTHNIETLGQMSCNPSIGGIGKGHLVKEVDALGGAMALATDEAGIQFRILNGSKGPAVRATRAQADRILYKAAIRRMLENQPNLTIFQQAVDDLMLEGDRVAGAVTQVGIRFRGRSVVLTAGTFLDGRIHVGLNNYQAGRAGDPPAVSLSARLKELKLPQGRLKTGTPPRLDGRTIDFSQCEEQPGDLDPVPVFSFMGRAAMHPRQVPCWITHTNERTHEIIRSGFDRSPMFTGKIEGVGPRYCPSVEDKINRFAGKDSHQIFLEPEGLTTNEIYPNGISTSLPFDVQYALVRSIPGLENAHILRPGYAIEYDYFDPRGLKANFETRAIAGLFFAGQVNGTTGYEEAAAQGLFAGANAALQCLGRDPWVPARDQAYLGVLVDDLVTKGVTEPYRMFTSRAEFRLQLREDNADLRLTQAGRELGLVDDVRWDAFCRKREAIERELQRLRSVWVNPRTVEAADAERVLGKQMEHEHSLADLLRRPAVGYRDLMTLQAGAHASPAVSRETLAELYEPVVEQIEIASKYAGYIERQKDEVQRAAQFEHLKLPAELDYMQVASLSIEVRQKLNKHRPETLGQASRISGVTPAAISLLLVHLKRGKFKGFAEPAGPSRAAA from the coding sequence ATGCTCCACCCCCAGCAATTCGACGTCATCGTGGTCGGCGGCGGCCACGCCGGCACCGAGGCCGCGCTCGCCGCGGCCCGGATGGGCGCGCGCACGCTGCTGCTGACGCACAACATCGAAACCTTGGGGCAAATGAGCTGCAACCCGTCGATCGGGGGCATCGGCAAGGGGCACCTGGTCAAGGAAGTCGACGCGCTGGGCGGCGCGATGGCACTCGCCACCGACGAGGCGGGCATCCAGTTCCGCATCCTCAACGGCTCGAAAGGTCCCGCCGTCCGGGCGACGCGGGCCCAAGCGGACCGCATCCTCTACAAGGCGGCCATTCGCCGGATGCTGGAGAACCAGCCGAACCTGACGATCTTCCAGCAGGCGGTGGACGACTTGATGCTGGAAGGTGACCGCGTGGCGGGAGCTGTCACGCAAGTGGGCATTCGCTTTCGCGGCCGGTCGGTGGTCCTGACCGCGGGCACCTTCCTCGATGGCCGTATTCACGTCGGGCTCAACAACTACCAAGCCGGACGCGCGGGCGACCCGCCGGCGGTGAGCCTCTCTGCGCGCTTGAAGGAGCTCAAGCTGCCGCAGGGGCGGCTGAAGACCGGGACCCCGCCGCGCCTGGATGGGCGGACGATCGACTTCAGCCAGTGCGAGGAGCAGCCGGGCGACCTCGATCCGGTGCCGGTGTTCAGCTTCATGGGCCGGGCGGCGATGCACCCGCGGCAGGTGCCGTGCTGGATCACGCACACCAACGAACGCACGCACGAGATCATCCGGTCCGGCTTCGACCGCAGCCCGATGTTCACGGGCAAGATCGAAGGGGTGGGTCCGCGCTATTGCCCGAGCGTCGAGGACAAGATCAATCGCTTCGCCGGCAAGGACAGCCACCAGATCTTCCTGGAGCCCGAAGGGCTGACGACCAACGAGATCTACCCCAACGGGATCTCCACCAGCCTGCCGTTCGACGTCCAGTACGCCTTGGTGCGGTCCATCCCCGGGCTGGAGAACGCGCACATCCTGCGCCCCGGCTACGCCATCGAGTACGACTATTTCGACCCCCGTGGCCTGAAGGCCAACTTCGAGACGCGCGCGATCGCCGGGCTCTTCTTCGCCGGCCAGGTCAACGGCACGACCGGCTACGAGGAAGCGGCGGCGCAAGGCCTTTTTGCGGGGGCGAACGCCGCGCTGCAGTGCCTGGGCCGCGACCCGTGGGTTCCGGCGCGCGACCAGGCCTACCTGGGCGTGCTGGTCGACGACCTGGTCACCAAGGGGGTGACGGAGCCGTACCGCATGTTCACCAGCCGGGCCGAGTTTCGCCTGCAGCTGCGGGAGGACAACGCCGACTTGCGCCTGACGCAGGCGGGCCGGGAATTGGGCTTGGTGGACGACGTCCGCTGGGACGCCTTCTGCCGCAAGCGGGAGGCAATCGAGCGCGAGCTGCAGCGCCTGCGCTCCGTCTGGGTCAACCCCCGGACGGTCGAGGCGGCGGATGCCGAGCGGGTGCTGGGCAAGCAGATGGAGCATGAGCACAGCCTGGCCGACCTGTTGCGCCGCCCGGCCGTGGGGTACCGGGACCTGATGACCTTGCAGGCGGGCGCCCATGCCAGCCCGGCGGTTTCACGTGAAACATTGGCCGAGCTGTACGAGCCGGTGGTCGAGCAGATCGAGATCGCGTCCAAGTACGCCGGCTACATCGAGCGGCAGAAGGATGAGGTGCAACGGGCGGCCCAGTTCGAGCACCTGAAGCTGCCCGCCGAGCTCGACTACATGCAGGTGGCTTCGCTGTCGATCGAGGTCCGGCAGAAGCTGAACAAGCATCGCCCCGAAACGCTGGGCCAGGCCTCGCGCATTTCCGGCGTCACGCCGGCGGCAATTTCCTTGCTGCTCGTGCACCTGAAGCGCGGCAAGTTCAAGGGCTTCGCCGAACCGGCGGGACCCAGCCGCGCCGCGGCCTGA
- a CDS encoding solute carrier family 23 protein translates to MGFFDWTQRPADVLQQGGVIAPDERLPWPQTAAMGVQHVIAMFGATVLAPILMGFDPNIAILMSGIGTLVFFLITGGKVPSYLGSSFAFIGVVIAATAYAGKGANANIGVALGGIIACGIVYAIIGAVVHSVGSGWIERLMPPVVTGAVVAVIGLNLAGIPVKNMAASNFDSWMQAVTFVCVGLVAVFTRGMVQRLLILVGLVIASIVYAVLANGMGLGKPMDLSGIANAAWFGAPAFSSPVFDPAAMLLIAPVAVILVAENLGHIKAVTAMTGRNLDQYMGRAFMGDGIATVLSGGVGGTGVTTYAENIGVMAATKIYSTAAFVFAAAFAIVLGFSPKFGAVIQAIPLPVMGGVSIVVFGLIAAAGAKIWVDNRVDFSQNRNLIVAAITLVLGTGDFTLAFGGFKLGGIGTATFGAIILYALLNRGNEPAARAAPADAT, encoded by the coding sequence ATGGGATTCTTCGACTGGACACAGCGGCCCGCCGACGTGCTGCAGCAAGGCGGCGTGATCGCGCCCGACGAGCGGCTGCCGTGGCCGCAGACCGCGGCGATGGGCGTGCAGCACGTGATCGCGATGTTCGGCGCCACCGTGCTCGCGCCCATCCTCATGGGGTTCGACCCCAACATCGCCATCCTCATGAGCGGCATCGGCACGCTGGTGTTCTTCCTGATCACCGGCGGCAAGGTGCCCAGCTACCTCGGCTCCAGCTTCGCCTTCATCGGCGTCGTGATCGCGGCCACCGCGTACGCCGGCAAGGGGGCCAACGCCAACATCGGCGTCGCGCTGGGCGGCATCATCGCGTGCGGCATCGTCTACGCCATCATCGGCGCCGTCGTGCATTCGGTCGGCTCGGGCTGGATCGAGCGCCTGATGCCGCCGGTGGTCACGGGCGCGGTCGTCGCGGTGATCGGCCTGAACCTGGCCGGCATCCCCGTGAAGAACATGGCCGCGAGCAACTTCGACTCGTGGATGCAGGCCGTCACCTTCGTCTGCGTGGGCCTGGTCGCCGTCTTCACGCGCGGCATGGTGCAGCGCCTGCTGATCCTGGTTGGCCTGGTCATCGCCAGCATCGTCTACGCGGTCCTCGCCAACGGCATGGGACTGGGCAAGCCGATGGACCTGTCGGGCATCGCCAACGCGGCATGGTTCGGCGCGCCCGCGTTCTCCTCGCCGGTGTTCGATCCCGCCGCCATGCTGCTGATCGCGCCGGTCGCGGTCATCCTGGTGGCCGAGAACCTCGGCCACATCAAGGCCGTCACCGCGATGACGGGGCGCAACCTCGACCAGTACATGGGCCGCGCCTTCATGGGCGACGGCATCGCCACCGTGCTGAGCGGCGGCGTCGGCGGCACCGGCGTGACGACCTATGCCGAGAACATCGGCGTGATGGCGGCGACCAAGATCTATTCGACGGCGGCGTTCGTGTTTGCCGCTGCCTTCGCCATCGTGCTCGGTTTCTCGCCGAAGTTCGGCGCGGTGATCCAGGCCATCCCGCTGCCGGTGATGGGCGGCGTGTCGATCGTGGTGTTCGGCCTGATCGCCGCCGCGGGCGCGAAGATCTGGGTCGACAACCGCGTCGACTTCTCGCAGAACCGCAACCTGATCGTCGCCGCGATCACGCTGGTGCTGGGCACGGGCGACTTCACGCTGGCCTTCGGCGGCTTCAAGCTGGGCGGCATCGGCACCGCCACCTTCGGCGCGATCATCCTGTATGCGCTGCTCAATCGCGGCAACGAGCCGGCGGCGCGGGCGGCGCCGGCCGACGCGACCTGA
- a CDS encoding cob(I)yrinic acid a,c-diamide adenosyltransferase codes for MGKRLTQIATRTGDDGTTGLGDNTRVGKDSLRVHAMGDVDELNSHIGLLLCEQLPAEVRELLVEIQHQLFNLGGELSIPGFELLKHEAVAALDAALAAHNARLPKLEEFILPAGNRAASQAHVCRTVARRAERAVVSLGKAEAVRDTPRHYLNRLSDLMFVLARVLNRADGGDDVYWKSERLARS; via the coding sequence ATGGGAAAACGGCTGACGCAGATCGCCACGCGCACCGGGGACGACGGCACCACCGGCCTGGGCGACAACACGCGCGTGGGCAAGGACAGCCTGCGCGTGCACGCCATGGGCGACGTGGACGAGCTCAATTCGCACATCGGCCTGCTGCTATGCGAGCAATTGCCCGCCGAGGTGCGCGAGCTGCTCGTCGAGATCCAGCACCAGCTCTTCAACCTGGGCGGCGAGCTGTCCATTCCCGGTTTTGAATTGCTGAAGCACGAGGCGGTGGCGGCGCTCGATGCCGCGCTCGCCGCGCACAACGCGCGCCTGCCCAAGCTCGAGGAGTTCATCTTGCCGGCCGGCAACCGCGCGGCGTCGCAGGCGCATGTGTGCCGCACCGTCGCCCGCCGCGCCGAGCGCGCCGTTGTCTCACTGGGCAAGGCCGAAGCCGTGCGCGACACGCCGCGCCACTACCTCAACCGCCTGAGCGACCTGATGTTCGTGCTGGCGCGCGTGCTCAATCGCGCCGACGGCGGCGACGACGTGTACTGGAAGAGCGAGCGCCTGGCTCGCTCCTGA
- a CDS encoding LysE family translocator, whose protein sequence is MFGVADYGAFVAAIIVFLAIPGPGNLALITSTSKGGIRGGLAATFGIIAGDQVLMWAAVAGVAALLLAYPAAFTAVQWAGAAYLAWLGVKMILAKPGARPILNIQPRDYFRQAGLITLLNPKAIVFYMAFFPLFVDPAHHQGLVTFGAMAVTIAVLTFLYGLAAVLLTHHLAERMRANPLVGRVLEKVAGIFLLGFGIKLAVSK, encoded by the coding sequence ATGTTTGGTGTGGCCGACTACGGCGCCTTCGTCGCCGCGATCATCGTTTTTCTCGCCATCCCCGGGCCCGGCAACCTGGCGCTGATCACCTCCACCAGCAAGGGCGGCATCCGCGGCGGCCTGGCCGCGACTTTCGGGATCATCGCCGGCGACCAGGTCCTGATGTGGGCCGCGGTGGCCGGCGTGGCCGCGCTCCTCCTGGCTTATCCCGCGGCCTTCACTGCGGTGCAATGGGCGGGTGCCGCCTATCTCGCGTGGCTGGGGGTCAAGATGATCCTGGCCAAGCCGGGCGCTCGGCCGATCCTGAACATCCAGCCCCGGGACTACTTCCGCCAGGCCGGGCTGATCACCTTGCTCAACCCCAAAGCGATCGTCTTCTACATGGCCTTCTTCCCCTTGTTCGTCGACCCGGCGCACCACCAGGGCCTGGTGACTTTCGGCGCCATGGCGGTCACGATTGCGGTTCTGACTTTCCTGTACGGGCTGGCCGCGGTCCTCCTCACGCACCACCTGGCCGAGCGCATGCGCGCGAACCCGCTGGTGGGCCGCGTGCTGGAAAAGGTCGCCGGCATCTTTCTCCTGGGCTTCGGCATCAAGCTTGCGGTGAGCAAGTGA
- a CDS encoding ParA family protein, with the protein MARIFCVANQKGGVGKTTTTVNLAAGLAKVGQRVLMVDLDPQGNATMGSGVDKRKLELSVYDVLLESASVAEARVHSDKCGYDVLGANRELAGAEVELVEVDRRDQRLKTALGAVSQEYDFILIDCPPSLSMLTLNGLCSAHGVIVPMQCEYFALEGLTDLVNTIKQVHANMNKDLQIIGLLRVMFDPRITLQQQVSDQLKAHFGEKVFDTVIPRNVRLAEAPSYGLPGVVFDSAARGSQAYVEFAREMVARIQKM; encoded by the coding sequence ATGGCCCGGATCTTTTGCGTCGCCAACCAGAAGGGGGGCGTGGGCAAGACGACGACGACTGTGAACCTGGCCGCGGGCCTGGCGAAGGTGGGCCAGCGCGTGCTGATGGTGGACCTCGATCCCCAAGGCAATGCCACGATGGGCTCCGGCGTCGACAAGCGCAAGCTCGAACTGTCGGTGTACGACGTGCTGCTGGAGTCGGCGAGCGTGGCCGAGGCGCGAGTGCACAGCGACAAGTGCGGCTACGACGTGCTCGGCGCCAACCGCGAGCTCGCCGGCGCGGAAGTGGAACTCGTCGAGGTGGACCGCCGCGACCAACGCCTGAAGACCGCGCTGGGCGCCGTGTCGCAGGAGTACGACTTCATCCTCATCGACTGCCCGCCGTCGCTGTCTATGCTCACGCTCAACGGCCTGTGCTCGGCGCACGGCGTGATCGTTCCGATGCAGTGCGAGTACTTCGCGCTCGAGGGCCTCACGGACCTGGTGAACACCATCAAGCAGGTGCACGCCAACATGAACAAGGACCTGCAGATCATCGGCCTGCTGCGCGTGATGTTCGACCCGCGCATCACGCTGCAGCAGCAGGTGAGCGACCAGCTCAAGGCGCACTTCGGCGAGAAGGTGTTCGACACCGTGATCCCGCGCAACGTGCGCCTGGCTGAAGCCCCCAGCTACGGCCTGCCCGGCGTCGTGTTCGATTCGGCCGCGCGCGGCAGCCAGGCCTATGTCGAGTTCGCGCGCGAGATGGTCGCGCGCATCCAGAAGATGTAG
- a CDS encoding EF-hand domain-containing protein yields MKQLLALLCAAWLATPGLAQTPATAAVPPAVAPAVGAPLTQPLPSNRWTAAQAREAFQLADANGDGRLTRAEAQRLAIMPRSFEEADLNKDGMLTLDEYQASFATP; encoded by the coding sequence GTGAAACAGCTGCTCGCCCTGCTGTGCGCAGCGTGGCTGGCCACGCCGGGCCTCGCGCAAACGCCTGCAACCGCCGCGGTGCCGCCGGCGGTGGCGCCGGCGGTTGGGGCGCCGCTGACGCAACCCCTGCCGTCGAACCGCTGGACGGCGGCGCAGGCGCGTGAAGCCTTTCAGCTCGCTGACGCCAACGGCGACGGCCGCCTCACGCGCGCCGAAGCCCAGCGCCTGGCGATCATGCCGCGCAGCTTCGAGGAAGCGGACCTCAACAAGGACGGGATGCTGACGCTGGACGAGTACCAGGCGTCGTTCGCCACCCCGTAG
- the rsmG gene encoding 16S rRNA (guanine(527)-N(7))-methyltransferase RsmG, translating to MESQLRAGLGALGLPLADPQVAQLLEYAALLQKWGKVYNLTALRGADEVLTHHLLDSLSVVTPLRRTVGAGPRRLLDVGSGAGLPGVVLAISCPDLAVDCVDAVAKKAAFIQQAAGALKLPNLRGVHARVEALADPCDLVISRAFSSLAEFVRLTGQVVGESGVWMAMKGKFPADEVAELPAGVAVFHVEQLKVPGLDAERCLVWLRRVGA from the coding sequence ATGGAAAGCCAGCTGCGGGCCGGGCTGGGGGCTTTGGGCCTGCCGCTGGCGGACCCCCAAGTCGCCCAATTGCTCGAATACGCAGCCCTGCTGCAGAAGTGGGGCAAGGTCTACAACCTCACGGCCCTGCGCGGCGCCGACGAAGTCCTGACCCATCACCTGCTGGATTCGCTCTCGGTCGTAACTCCCCTTCGGCGGACAGTCGGGGCCGGGCCGCGGCGGCTCCTGGACGTGGGTTCGGGCGCCGGGCTGCCCGGCGTGGTGCTGGCGATCTCTTGCCCCGACCTGGCCGTGGATTGCGTGGATGCCGTCGCGAAGAAAGCCGCATTCATCCAGCAAGCGGCCGGTGCGCTCAAGCTGCCGAACCTGCGCGGCGTCCATGCCCGGGTGGAGGCGCTGGCCGACCCCTGCGACCTGGTCATTTCGCGGGCATTCTCGTCGCTGGCCGAGTTCGTCCGGCTCACCGGCCAGGTGGTGGGCGAGTCGGGCGTGTGGATGGCCATGAAGGGCAAGTTCCCGGCCGACGAGGTCGCCGAACTGCCCGCCGGCGTGGCGGTGTTTCACGTGGAACAGCTGAAAGTGCCGGGTCTGGACGCCGAACGCTGCCTGGTCTGGCTGAGGCGGGTGGGCGCCTAA
- a CDS encoding ParB/RepB/Spo0J family partition protein: MVTKKPKGLGRGLEALLGPTATAPAGDAPNAAPGLPASLMLTDIVPGQYQPRTRMDEGALYELAESIKAQGIMQPILVRKLGQGANAGRYEIIAGERRFRAAKLAGLDSVPVLVRDVPDEAAAAMALIENIQREDLNPLEEAHGLQRLVKEFGLTHEQAAQAVGRSRSAASNLLRLLNLTDAVQTMLMAGDIEMGHARALLALERAAQVTAANQIAAKKLSVREAEALVKKLSAEFTLTAPKPKAEKSRDLRRVEEELSDLLTAEVDVRVKKRVKRNGRVEETGEVAIQFSSLEELNGLIDRLRG; encoded by the coding sequence ATGGTCACCAAGAAACCCAAGGGGCTGGGCCGCGGACTCGAGGCGCTGCTGGGCCCGACTGCCACCGCCCCCGCCGGCGACGCGCCCAACGCGGCGCCGGGCCTGCCCGCATCGCTGATGCTCACGGACATCGTGCCGGGGCAGTACCAGCCGCGCACGCGCATGGACGAAGGCGCGCTCTACGAGCTCGCGGAATCGATCAAGGCGCAGGGGATCATGCAGCCGATCCTCGTGCGCAAGCTGGGGCAGGGGGCGAACGCCGGCCGCTACGAAATCATCGCCGGCGAGCGGCGCTTCCGGGCCGCGAAGCTCGCGGGCCTGGACAGCGTGCCGGTGCTCGTGCGCGACGTGCCCGACGAGGCGGCCGCGGCGATGGCGCTGATCGAGAACATCCAGCGCGAGGACCTCAACCCGCTCGAGGAAGCCCATGGCCTGCAGCGGCTGGTCAAGGAGTTCGGGCTGACGCACGAACAGGCCGCGCAGGCGGTCGGCCGTTCACGCAGCGCGGCGAGCAACCTGCTGCGCCTGCTCAATCTCACCGACGCCGTGCAGACCATGCTGATGGCGGGCGACATCGAGATGGGTCATGCGCGTGCGCTGCTGGCGCTCGAGCGCGCCGCCCAAGTCACCGCGGCGAACCAGATCGCCGCGAAAAAACTGTCGGTGCGCGAGGCCGAGGCGCTGGTGAAGAAACTGAGCGCGGAGTTCACGCTCACCGCGCCCAAGCCCAAGGCCGAGAAGTCGCGCGACCTGCGCCGCGTCGAGGAAGAACTGTCGGACCTGCTCACGGCCGAAGTGGACGTGCGCGTGAAGAAGCGCGTCAAGCGCAACGGGCGTGTGGAGGAGACCGGCGAGGTCGCGATCCAGTTCTCGTCGCTGGAAGAACTGAACGGGTTGATCGACCGCCTCAGAGGCTGA
- a CDS encoding FAD-binding oxidoreductase: MNAPTALTHLVPDVHQREVPKALFDALTRRFGANCSTAMAVREQHGRDESSFECPPPAAVVFAESTQDVADAVKLAAQHDTPIIPFGVGSSLEGHLLAVQGGISIDLGRMNKVLSVNAEDLTVTVQPGVTRKQVNEEIKSMGLFFPIDPGADATIGGMSATRASGTNAVRYGTMRENVLALEVVTASGEVIRTGTRAKKSSAGYDLTRLFVGSEGTLGVITEVTLRLYPLPEAVSAAICSFPSIEAAVRTVIQVIQLGVPIARVELIDHNTVRMVNAHSKLTLREQPMLLMEFHGSPAGVKEQAETVQEIATDFGGEAFEWATTPEERTRLWTARHNAYFAAIQSRPGCRAISTDTCVPISRLADCLLDSVQEADDSGLPYFLVGHVGDGNFHFGYLLDPHDPKERETAEKLNHSLVTRALNLGGTCTGEHGVGLHKMDFLVTETGAGAVDVMRSVKRALDPKNIMNPGKIFSL, encoded by the coding sequence ATGAACGCGCCCACCGCCCTCACCCACCTCGTGCCCGACGTGCACCAGCGCGAGGTCCCCAAGGCCTTGTTCGACGCGCTCACCCGGCGCTTCGGCGCGAACTGTTCCACGGCGATGGCGGTGCGCGAGCAGCACGGCCGCGACGAGTCCTCCTTCGAGTGCCCGCCGCCGGCGGCGGTGGTGTTCGCCGAAAGCACGCAGGACGTCGCCGATGCCGTCAAGCTCGCGGCGCAGCACGACACGCCCATCATTCCCTTCGGCGTCGGCTCGTCGCTCGAAGGCCACCTGCTGGCGGTGCAAGGCGGCATCAGCATCGACCTGGGCCGCATGAACAAGGTGCTGTCGGTGAATGCCGAGGACCTGACGGTCACGGTGCAGCCGGGCGTCACGCGCAAGCAGGTCAACGAGGAGATCAAGAGCATGGGCCTGTTCTTCCCCATCGACCCCGGCGCCGACGCGACGATTGGCGGCATGAGCGCAACGCGCGCCAGCGGCACGAACGCCGTGCGCTACGGCACCATGCGCGAGAACGTGCTGGCCCTGGAAGTGGTGACGGCGTCGGGCGAAGTGATCCGCACCGGCACGCGCGCCAAGAAGTCGAGCGCGGGCTACGACCTGACGCGCCTGTTCGTCGGCAGCGAAGGCACGCTGGGAGTCATCACGGAGGTGACGCTGCGCCTGTACCCGCTGCCCGAGGCGGTGTCGGCGGCGATCTGCTCCTTCCCGAGCATCGAGGCCGCGGTGCGCACCGTCATCCAGGTCATCCAGCTGGGCGTGCCGATCGCGCGCGTGGAACTGATCGACCACAACACCGTGCGCATGGTGAACGCGCACAGCAAGCTGACGCTGCGCGAGCAGCCGATGCTGCTGATGGAGTTCCACGGCTCGCCGGCCGGCGTGAAGGAACAGGCCGAGACGGTGCAGGAGATCGCTACCGACTTCGGCGGCGAGGCCTTCGAGTGGGCGACGACGCCCGAGGAGCGCACGCGCCTGTGGACGGCGCGGCACAACGCCTACTTCGCCGCGATCCAGTCGCGCCCCGGCTGCCGCGCGATCTCCACCGACACCTGCGTGCCGATCTCGCGCCTGGCCGATTGCCTGCTCGACTCGGTGCAGGAAGCCGACGACAGCGGGCTGCCCTACTTCCTGGTGGGACACGTGGGCGACGGCAATTTCCACTTCGGCTACCTGCTCGACCCGCACGATCCCAAGGAGCGCGAGACGGCGGAAAAGCTCAATCACAGCCTGGTGACGCGCGCGCTGAACCTGGGGGGCACGTGCACCGGCGAGCACGGCGTCGGCCTGCACAAGATGGACTTCCTCGTGACCGAGACGGGCGCCGGCGCGGTCGACGTGATGCGTTCGGTCAAGCGCGCGCTCGACCCGAAGAACATCATGAACCCGGGGAAGATCTTCAGCCTCTGA